The nucleotide window GGGGGGCGGCCCGATCGACTTCGCTCGCCTTCGGCTCGCTGCGCGCTCGCTTCTGGGGTTGCCGGCGCGGGGGTGGCCCGATCGACTTCGCTCGCCTTCGGCTCGCTGCGCGCTCGCTTCCGGGGTTGCCGGCGCGGGGGGCGGCCCGATCGACTTCGCTCGCCTTCGGCTCGCTGCGCGCTCGCTTCCGGGGTTGCCGGCGCGGGGGGCGGCCCGATCGACTTCGCTCGCCTTCGGCTCGCTGCGCGCTCGCTTCGCTCGCTTGCGTGGCTACCCTGCGGCGGTCCCGTGAGCGACGTCGATCGTCTGGCACCCTTCCGTTCGACACCGGCGGCGGATCTTCCCGAGATCGACGCGGCGCTCGCGCGCCATGGGCTGCGCGCCCGCCGGATCGGGGAGCTCTCGCCGCCCGACCCGGTCAAGCGCGGTCGCTCCGCGGCGTGGATCGAGCTCGACGACGGACGCACGATCAAGGCGCGCGTGCTCGAGAGCGCCGGGGCGGCGCGCCTCCTCCACGAGCGGCGCCGCGCGCTCAACGCGGCCTTCCCGCCCGCGCTCGGCCACGCGGGGCGCGTCCTGCTCGAGGAGTGGATCGCGGGCGCTCCGCTCGCGGAGCCGGAGGCGTGGATCGAGCCGGCCGCCCGGCTCCTGGCGCAGCTCCACGCGAGTCCCCTCCCCGGGCCGGCGGCGACGGTCGCGACCGGACGCTGGCGCGACGAGGCCACGCGCAACCTCGCCCGGCTCGCGGAGGCGGGCGTCCTGGCGGCCGGCCCGCACGAGCGCCTCGCGGCGCGGCTCGCCGACGCCGATCCGGGCCGGGTGTCGCTGGTCCTCGCGCACCGCGACTTCTGCCCCGAGAACATGGTCGTCGACGCCGCCGGGGACCTGCGCGTCATCGACAACGAGTGGCTCGAGCCGCAGCCGGCCGGGATCGACCTCGCGCGCACGCGCAGCCGCTGGCCGATGCCGGCCGGCTCCTGGCGGCGCTTCCTCGACGCCTATCGCGGATGCGCGCCCGCCGACCCGGGTCCGCTCGGGTTCTGGGAGATCGTGGTGCTGGCGGGGACGGCGCGCGTGCGGCTGCGTCGCAGCGCGGCGCATGCTGCCACGGCCCTCGCCGGGCTGTGCGCGCTCGGCGCGGACGGCCGGTGAAGGGCCCCGTCGTCGCGTTGTGCATGCCCGAGCGCGGGCACGTGCAGCGCCTGCTGCCGGTCGTCGAGGGCCTCGCTGCGCGCGGCGAGACCGTCCACGTGCTGACCGACGCGCGCTTCGCCGCCGAGGTCGCGGCGTCGGGCGGGCGCTTCGCCGACCTCTTCGCGCTCCATCCGCTGGCGGCGGCCGACGATGCATCGCTTCCGGTGCCGGTCCGCTACGTGAGCTTCGCCGGTGTCTACGCAGACGCGATCACCGCGCAGGTGGCGGCGCTCGCGCCTTCGCTGGTGCTCTACGACAGCTTCGCGGTGGTCGCGCCGATCGTCGCGCGCCGGCTCGGGGTGCCGTGGGTCAGCCTGTGCGCGGGACACGCGCTCGATCCCGAACGGGCGCGTGCGGCGCTCGCCAGGGACCCGCGCGTCGCGGTCTCGGATGCGTGTCATGCGGCGGTTGCGAGGCTGCGCGACGCGCACGGCTTGCCGGACGCCGGCCCCTTCTCCTTCGCCGACGGGCTGAGCCCCTGCCTCAACGTCTACGGCGAGCCGCCGCAGTTCCTCGACGAGGCGGCGCGCCAGCGCCTCGAGCCGGTGGCCTTCTTCGGCTGCCTCGCGCCCGCGCAGCGCGACGCCGCGTCGCGCGAGCGGCCCTTCGCGGGGACGGCGCGCGGGAGCCGCGTCTACGTGTCCTTCGGGACGGTGATCTGGCGCTACTACGCGCCGCTCGCGCGTGCCGCACTGGAGGTGCTCGCCGACAGCTTCGCGGAGCGTGACGCGGAGCTGCTCGTCTCGCTCGGCGGTCACCCCGGAGCCGGCACGCTCGCGCCGGCCCTCGCGCGCCGGAACGTCCGCGCCGAGCCCTGGGTCGACCAGTGGGGCGCGCTCCGGGACGCCGATCTCATCGTGACCCACCACGGCCTCAACTCGACGCACGAGGCGATCCACCACCAGGTGCCGATGCTCTCGTACCCCTTCTTCGGAGATCAACCGGCGCTGGCCCGGCGCTGCCGGCAGCTCGGCCTCGCCCGGCCGCTCACCGCGGCGTCGCGTGCGCCCCTCGATCGCCCGGCGGTCGAGAGTGCGCTCGACGCCCTGTGCGCCGAGCGCGAGGCGCTGGCCGAGCGGCTCGCCGAGGCGCGCGCGTGGGAGCTCGCGACGATCGCGGGCCGCCCCGCGGTGCTCGATCGGATCCTCGGGCTGCGATGAGAGCGCCGGGGCCCGCCCCCACCGGCTATCGCGAGCGGGTGGTCCGGGCGCTCGCCTGGAGCGTGTCGGGGCAGGTGGGCGCGCGCGCGATCGGCTTCGCCTTCGGGGTGGCGCTCGCCCGGCTGCTCGGCCCCAGCGAGTTCGGGCTGCTCGCGATGATCACCGTGCTGACGCAGTTCCTTGTCGCGGTAGCCGATCTCGGGCTCGAGGAGGCGCTGGTCCAGCGCCGCGAGCTCGACGAGGCGCACTGCTCCTCGGTGTTCTGGGCGATGCTCGCCGCCGGCTGCCTGCTCGGCGCGGCCCTCGTCGCCGCGGCGCCCGCGATCGCGCGCTTCTACGGCGCCGCGGAGCTGCGCCCGCTCGTCGTCTGGCTGGCCGGCCTCGTCCTGCTCCGCGGCCTCGGCACCGTGCCGCGGGCGCTGATCGCGCGCCGCCTCGACTACCGCAGCAGCACGATGATCGAGTGCGCGGCCGCAGTGGGGGGCGGTGCCTGCGCCGTGGCTCTCGCCTGGCGCGGCTTCGGCGCCGCGAGCCTCGCGATCCAGCTCCTCGTCGGCGAGGCGCTCGCGAGCGCGCTCCTCTTGTGGGCCGCCGGCTGGTGGCCGCGTCCGATGCTGCGCCGCGCGGCGCTCGTCGAGCTCCTCGGCTTCGGCGGCTATCGCGCCGCCACGCGCGGCCTCGTCTACTGGACCCAGCACGCCGACGACCTGCTGATCGGCAAGCTGCTCGGCAGCGGACCGCTCGGCCTCTACACGCGTGCGTTCACCCTGATGCGGCTCCCGGTGCTCGCGATCGCGCGCGCGGTCGCACGGCCGATGTTCCCGACCCTGGTGCTGATCCAGGACGATCCCGAGCGGGTGCGCAGCCTCTACCTGCGCGCGACCGGCGCCGTCGCACTCGCCACGGTTCCGCTCTGCCTGGGGCTCGTCGCGTGCGCCGAGCCGCTCGTGGTCGGCGTGTTCGGCGAGCCGTGGCGCGAAGCCGTGCCGCTCGCCCGGGTGCTCGGGATCGCGGGCCTGCTCCAGGGCGTGACCGCCCTGGCCGGCAGCCTCTACCTCTCGCAGGGCCGGCCGGACCTGCACCTGCGCCTGCACCTGCTCCAGAACCTGGCGACGCTCTGCGGGGTGGTGGCCGGCGTGCGCGGGGGCACGCTCGGGGTGGCGATCGGGTACACCGTTGCGAGCGTCCTCACGAGCGTGCCGATGCTGGTCTTCGCCGGCGGCCTCGTGGGGCTCCGTCTCGGAGCGGTGTGGGGTCATCTGCGCAGCGTGTTCCTGGCCGGCGTGGTGATGGTGCTCGCGGTGGCCGCGCTCGGCGCCTGGGCGCGCCCGTTGCTGCCGCTGCTCGCGCTGCTCGCGCTCCAGGTCGCGACGGGCGCCGCGGTCTACGGCGCTGCGATCGGCCTGCTCCGGGGGCAGCCCTATCGGGATCTCGTGGAGCTGCTGCGCGGGCGGCTGCGCGCCAGCGGCTGAGCTCCCGCGCCGAGCCCGGCGAGGAGCTCGTCGAGCCGGCGCAGCGGGGCGTCGCGGAGGGCCGTCCGGCGTGCGGTCCGCAGATGGAGGCTCTTCACGATAGCCGCCGCGCGCCAGAACGGCGCCGCCGCAGCGTCGACGGGCTCTCCCCGCCAGCGGGCGTAGCGGGCGAGGAAGGCGTCCCAGTCCGGATCGGGCATCGGCCAGCGCGCCCAGGTGCGCGCGAGGTCGAAGTCGAGGAAGTCGAGCCGCAGGCTCTCGTTGTCGACGGCGACCAGGCGACCGCGGGCGTCCTCGACCAGGTTCTCGGCGCAGAAGTCGCCGTGGATCAGGCCGATCGGCGCGCGGGCCGGCGTCGCGCTCCGCAGCACGCGCGCGAGCTCCGCCGCCCGGGCAGGCGTCAGGACGGCCGCGGCGGCGAGCCTTCCGAGCTGGCGCTCGGCCCGCTGCAGGACGCGCGCCGGCGCGCCACGGCGCGCGACGCGCCGGCCCTGCAGGCGGCGCGTCGCGTGGAGCGCGCCGAGCAGGTCGGCCGCCGCGCGGAGCCGCTCGGCGCAGGGAGGAAGGGCGCTCAGGGGGACGCCGTCCACCCACGCCTCCACGCAGATCCGGCCCTCGTGGGCCAGGATCGGCGCGAGCTGCGCCGATGCGAGCCCGCGCGCGAGCCCGACGAAGCGGCGTGCCTTCCCTGCGCGGGACAGCCGGCGCGTCTTCACCACGCGCCCGTCGTCGAGGGTCACGCGGAAGGCGGCATGGTCCGACCGCGAGGAGGGCAGGCCGGTGATGCGGACCGCTCCGGTCGCGCGCGCGCCGATCCCGGCCAGCACGGCGGCGACGTCGGCGTCGACGATCGCCCGGCCCGCGCTCCCGGGCGAGGGGGCGGTCGGCTCCAGGGGTCCGGGCGAGACCAGCGGCTCCACCAGCACGGGCCTCCCGCGCGTCTTGAAAGGGCGCGATCGCCTGGGATAGGCTGCCGCCCCCGTCCGGCGCCGGGGGCGCACCATGCTTTCACCCAGGTTCGCCGCGGACGCAAGCACCCTCGCGCCGGTCGCCGCCCTGGCGCGCGTCGCGAAGCACGCGGGCCTCGGCGAGCCCGAGCCCCTGCTCGCGGCGCTCGCCGCGCTCGGAGCGTCCGCCGAGGACGCGGCCGAGCGGCTGCGCGCGCACCATCTCGTCCGGCTCGTGCACGCGCGGCTCCCGGAGGAGGCCTTGCGGGCGCGCCTGCCGGCCGCACTCGTGGACGCGCTCGCGAGCCGCCGCCCGATCCAGCGCCTTCCCGTCACGACGCTGCTGGCCGCCTTCGACGAGGTCCGGGCCGCCTGCGCGGCCGCCGGTGTGCCGCTCCTGCTGCTCAAGGGCTTCGTCTTCGCCGAGCGGCTCTACGGCGGGCTCGAGCGGCGCCCGCAGCACGACGTCGACGTGCTCGTGCGCCGGCGCGACCGGCGCCGCGCGCTGCGCCTGCTGCGCGGGCTCGGCTTCGCCCCCAAGGCCTACGACCTGCACTCGCGCACCCTCGTGCGCGAGGGCGTCGCGATCGACCTCCACCACGTGCTGCGCCGCGCGCCCGCCTTCGCGCTCGACGAGGCCGAGCTCTGGCGCAGCGCGACCGAGCAGCCGGTCGGGGCGCGCCGGGTCGCGACGCTCTCCGACGAGCACACGCTCGTGCTGCTCGTGCTGGCGTCCTTCGAGGATCTCGGCCAGGGCATGGTGAAGCTGAAGCAGCTCCTCGACCTCTACCTGCTGCTGCGCGCCGTCGACCCGGGCTTCGACTGGGAGGGCTTCTTCGCGCGCCGCGAGCGCGAGAACCTGGCGGCGGTGGCCGCGCACGTGCTCGCGCTCGTCGCGACGCTCTTCGAGACCGCGGCGGAGCTCCCGGAGCTCTCGGCAGCGCTCGCGCGCCGGCGCTGGCAGCCGCTGCCCGTGAGCCGCGAGGAGGCGCTCGCGCTGGTCGGGGCAGCGCGCAAGGACGTGGCGAGCCTGGCCTGGTTCGGGCGCGTGTACCCGGGCTCGCTGTGGCTCCACCTGCTGTGGTTCTGGGCGGGCGGCTTTCCCGCGAACCTGCGCAACCTCGGGCCGGCGTGGCTCGGGTCGCTGGGGAAGCTCGCCGCCTCGCGCGCCGCACCGGGTGGTGGCCGATGAGCGAGAGAAGGACAAGATTGACACCGATAGGTGTCGCCTGCCTCGCCATCGTGCTGCTCGCCTCGTTCGCGCTCGCGCGTTGGGCCGCGGGGGGCCGCGACTGGACGCGCTTCGCGGTCGCGGGGACCACCTACACGCGCCCCGCCGAGACGCCCGTGCCGGTCCGGGTGGTGCCCGGCAACGGCTACGACGGGCAGTTCTACCTGCGCTTCGCCTTCGATCCCTTCGAGGCGGCGCCCGACGCCCACGGGATCCGGCTCGACGCGCCGGCCTACCGGCAGCAGCGCGTGCTGCTCCCGGGGCTCGCCTGGCTGCTCGCGCTCGGCGATCCGGCACGCGCCCCGGCCGCGCTCGTGCTGGTGAACCTGCTGGCGATCGGCGTGCTCACCGGCTGCATGGCTGCGCTCTGCACCCGCTCGGGCGTGGCGCCGGCCTGGGCG belongs to Deltaproteobacteria bacterium and includes:
- a CDS encoding lipopolysaccharide biosynthesis protein — translated: MRAPGPAPTGYRERVVRALAWSVSGQVGARAIGFAFGVALARLLGPSEFGLLAMITVLTQFLVAVADLGLEEALVQRRELDEAHCSSVFWAMLAAGCLLGAALVAAAPAIARFYGAAELRPLVVWLAGLVLLRGLGTVPRALIARRLDYRSSTMIECAAAVGGGACAVALAWRGFGAASLAIQLLVGEALASALLLWAAGWWPRPMLRRAALVELLGFGGYRAATRGLVYWTQHADDLLIGKLLGSGPLGLYTRAFTLMRLPVLAIARAVARPMFPTLVLIQDDPERVRSLYLRATGAVALATVPLCLGLVACAEPLVVGVFGEPWREAVPLARVLGIAGLLQGVTALAGSLYLSQGRPDLHLRLHLLQNLATLCGVVAGVRGGTLGVAIGYTVASVLTSVPMLVFAGGLVGLRLGAVWGHLRSVFLAGVVMVLAVAALGAWARPLLPLLALLALQVATGAAVYGAAIGLLRGQPYRDLVELLRGRLRASG
- a CDS encoding phosphotransferase — its product is MSDVDRLAPFRSTPAADLPEIDAALARHGLRARRIGELSPPDPVKRGRSAAWIELDDGRTIKARVLESAGAARLLHERRRALNAAFPPALGHAGRVLLEEWIAGAPLAEPEAWIEPAARLLAQLHASPLPGPAATVATGRWRDEATRNLARLAEAGVLAAGPHERLAARLADADPGRVSLVLAHRDFCPENMVVDAAGDLRVIDNEWLEPQPAGIDLARTRSRWPMPAGSWRRFLDAYRGCAPADPGPLGFWEIVVLAGTARVRLRRSAAHAATALAGLCALGADGR
- a CDS encoding nucleotidyltransferase family protein; protein product: MLSPRFAADASTLAPVAALARVAKHAGLGEPEPLLAALAALGASAEDAAERLRAHHLVRLVHARLPEEALRARLPAALVDALASRRPIQRLPVTTLLAAFDEVRAACAAAGVPLLLLKGFVFAERLYGGLERRPQHDVDVLVRRRDRRRALRLLRGLGFAPKAYDLHSRTLVREGVAIDLHHVLRRAPAFALDEAELWRSATEQPVGARRVATLSDEHTLVLLVLASFEDLGQGMVKLKQLLDLYLLLRAVDPGFDWEGFFARRERENLAAVAAHVLALVATLFETAAELPELSAALARRRWQPLPVSREEALALVGAARKDVASLAWFGRVYPGSLWLHLLWFWAGGFPANLRNLGPAWLGSLGKLAASRAAPGGGR
- a CDS encoding aminoglycoside phosphotransferase family protein; the encoded protein is MEPLVSPGPLEPTAPSPGSAGRAIVDADVAAVLAGIGARATGAVRITGLPSSRSDHAAFRVTLDDGRVVKTRRLSRAGKARRFVGLARGLASAQLAPILAHEGRICVEAWVDGVPLSALPPCAERLRAAADLLGALHATRRLQGRRVARRGAPARVLQRAERQLGRLAAAAVLTPARAAELARVLRSATPARAPIGLIHGDFCAENLVEDARGRLVAVDNESLRLDFLDFDLARTWARWPMPDPDWDAFLARYARWRGEPVDAAAAPFWRAAAIVKSLHLRTARRTALRDAPLRRLDELLAGLGAGAQPLARSRPRSSSTRSR
- a CDS encoding glycosyltransferase, yielding MKGPVVALCMPERGHVQRLLPVVEGLAARGETVHVLTDARFAAEVAASGGRFADLFALHPLAAADDASLPVPVRYVSFAGVYADAITAQVAALAPSLVLYDSFAVVAPIVARRLGVPWVSLCAGHALDPERARAALARDPRVAVSDACHAAVARLRDAHGLPDAGPFSFADGLSPCLNVYGEPPQFLDEAARQRLEPVAFFGCLAPAQRDAASRERPFAGTARGSRVYVSFGTVIWRYYAPLARAALEVLADSFAERDAELLVSLGGHPGAGTLAPALARRNVRAEPWVDQWGALRDADLIVTHHGLNSTHEAIHHQVPMLSYPFFGDQPALARRCRQLGLARPLTAASRAPLDRPAVESALDALCAEREALAERLAEARAWELATIAGRPAVLDRILGLR